ATCGAGGACGGGCTTGCGGCGGTGCCGCTTGCGCGCCGCAACGCCGCCAAGGAGGAAACACAATGAAACATATTCTCGACCGACCGATCTGGAGCGCGTTGGAGACCGCGCATGCCGATCTTGCCGAAGGTGGCATGTCCGCGCGGCGGTACCCACCCTCCATCGTTCCTTTCGCGGCGTCAGCCGACGATACGCCGGAGAGCCTCGACGCCCTGGAGAACCTGCCTTCGCCGGAGGAGAGCATGATTCTCGTCGAATCCGGGCCGATCGCCATTCCACCGGGTCTTGCCGTCGTCACGGAGGCATCAGTGGTCCAGATGGTTGCCGAGCGACACCATGAGAGGATTTCGGATTCTCGCATCCAGCCGCTGACGGAGGCCGATGCCGCCGACATGCTTGATTTGGCGACACTGACCAAACCTGGGCCGTTCACATTGCGAGCCCAGAGCCTCGGCAGCTTCTGGGGGATCAAGAGCGAAGGCCGCCTGGTGGCGATGGCCGGGCAACGGATGCGGCAGACAGGCTTCATCGAGCTCAGCGGGCTTTGCACCCATCCCGATTTCCAGGGACGCGGCCTCGGCACCCTGCTCTTTCGCTTCGTTGCCGGCGAAATCG
The nucleotide sequence above comes from Rhizobium indicum. Encoded proteins:
- a CDS encoding GNAT family N-acetyltransferase encodes the protein MKHILDRPIWSALETAHADLAEGGMSARRYPPSIVPFAASADDTPESLDALENLPSPEESMILVESGPIAIPPGLAVVTEASVVQMVAERHHERISDSRIQPLTEADAADMLDLATLTKPGPFTLRAQSLGSFWGIKSEGRLVAMAGQRMRQTGFIELSGLCTHPDFQGRGLGTLLFRFVAGEIASSGDTAYLHAYAANTSAISLYKTHGFALRAEMNMRVVKRRS